TGGTCTTCGCCCTGTACGACGGGCTGAAGCTGGCCGCGCTGCTGATCTGCGTCGGCGCGGCCAACGCGCTCGCCAACCCGGCGCGGCTGCTGAAGTCGCTGCCGGGGGCGCTGTACGAGGCCGGCGTCGCGGTCGTCGTGGCGATGACCTTCGCGCCGAACCTGGTCGCCGACGTCGTCCGGCTCCGCACCGCCCGGCGGCTGCGCGGCCGGCCCACCGGCGGGGTGCGGGCGGTCCTCCAGATCGGACTGCCCGTCCTGGAGGGCGCCCTGGAACGGTCGGTGGCCGTCGCCGCGTCGATGGACGCGCGCGGGTACGGGCGCACCGCCCAGGTCCCGCCGGCCGTCCGCCGCACCACGAACGTCCTCACCCTCGGCGGGCTGCTCGGCGTCTGCGCCGGCTCGTACGGGCTGCTCGCCGCCCAGGGCGCCGGATACGGGCTGCCGCTGCTCGCCGCAGGGCTCCTCGCGGCCGTCGCGGGCCTGCGGCTCGGCGGCCGGCGGAGCGTCCGCACCCGCTACCGGCCGGACCGCTTCGGCCCCCGCTCCTGGCTGGTCGCCGCGTCCGGCGTCGCCGTGGCCGTCCTCATGATCCGGGCCACCGCGTACGCGCCCGAGGCCCTGCACCCGGGGGTCGTACCGCTCACCGCGCCGGAGCTGCCGCTGTGGCCGGCCCTGTCGGTCCTGCCCGGCCTGCTGCCGGCCGTCATCGCCCCCGTACCGCCCGCTGCCGAAGGGTCGTCCGCGTGATCCGCTTCGAGCACGTCTCCGTGACGTACGAGGACGCCGCCGCCCCCACCCTCCGGGACGTCGACCTCACCGTCCCCGAGGGCGAGCTGGTCCTCCTCGTCGGCCCGTCCGGCGTCGGCAAGTCCACCCTGCTCGGCGCGGTCTCCGGGCTCGTCCCCCACTTCACCGGCGGGACGCTGCGGGGCCGGGTCACCGTGGACGGCCGGGACACCCGGACCCACCACCCGCGCGAGCTGGCCGACCTCGTCGGCACGGTCGGGCAGGACCCGCTCGCCCACTTCGTCACCGACACCGTCGAGGACGAGCTCGCCTACGGCATGGAGTCCCTGGGCCTCGCCCCGGCCGTGATGCGGCGGCGCGTCGAGGAGACCCTGGACCTGCTGGGCCTCGCCGACCTGCGCGACCGGCCCCTCGCGACCCTCTCCGGCGGCCAGCAGCAGCGGGTGGCGATCGGCTCCGTCCTGACCACCCACCCCAAGGTCCTCGTCCTCGACGAACCGACCTCCGCGCTCGACCCGTCGGCGGCGGAGGACGTCCTGGCGGTGCTCCAGCGGCTCGTCCACGACCTCGGCACGACCGTCCTCCTGGCGGAGCACCGCCTGGAGCGGGTCGTCCAGTACGCCGACCGCGTCCTGCTGCTGCCGGAAGCGGTCCTCGGCCCGCCCGCCGAGATCATGGCCGTCTCCCCGGTGCACCCCCCGGTGGTCGGCCTGGGCCGGGTGGCGGGCTGGGACCCGCTGCCCCTGACCGTGCGGGACGCGCGGAGGCGGTCGGGCGGGCTGAAGGCGCGGCTGGAAGGCGCCCCTTCCCCCGGCCGGGGCTCCGCCCCGGACCCCGGACGGGCTGCATCTCCAGCCCCGCCGGCTTGTGAGGCGCGGGAGTACGGGGGCGGAGCCCCCGGTCACGGGAAGGGGCGGGGTGAGGGAAGGCCCCTGCTCCCGTGGCGCCGCACCCGCACCGCCACCCCCGCCACCGGCCCCGCCCCCGCACCCGACCCCACCGCCCCCCTCCTCCACATCCACCGCCTCGCCGTCCGCCGCGGCCGCGTCGAGGCGCTCCGGCGCGTGGACCTGCGGGTCGTCCGGGGCGAGACCGTCGCGCTCATGGGACGCAACGGCGCCGGGAAGTCCACCCTGCTCTCCACCCTCGTGGGCATGATCGCGCCGACGACCGGCTCGGTGCGGGTCGCGGGGCTGACCCCGCACACCACCGCCCCCCGCACCCTCATCCGCCAGGTCGGCCTGGTCCCGCAGGAGCCGCGGGACCTCCTGTACGCGGAGACCGTCGCCGACGAGTGCGCCGCCGCCGACGCGGACGCGGGCGCGCCGCCCGGGACCTGCCGGGCGCTGGTGACGGAGCTCGTACCGGGCGTGACGGACACGACGCACCCCCGCGACCTGTCCGAGGGGCAGCGGCTGGCGCTCGCGCTGGCCGTCGTGCTGACGGCCGCGCCGCCACTGGTCCTCCTGGACGAGCCGACCCGCGGTCTGGACTACGCGGCGAAGGCCCGGCTGGTCGCCCGGCTGCGGGCCCTCGCCGCCGCCGGGCACGCGATCGTGCTGGCCACGCACGACGTGGAGCTCGCGGCGGAGCTGGCGGACCGGGTGGTGATCGTCGCGGGCGGCGAGCTGGTCGCGGACGGGCCGACGGCCGAGGTCGTCGTCTCCTCCCCGGCCTTCGCCCCGCAGGTCGCGAAGATCCTGGCGCCGGAGCCGTGGCTCACGGTCGAGCAGGTGGAGGAGGCCCTGCGCCCATGAACAGGCGAAGCCACCCCATCCGGCTCGGGCCCCGCTCGGTCGCCGCCCTCGTCCTCGTCTCCCTCGTCGGGCTGGCGGGCATCGGCTGGCCCCTCTTCGCGGACGCCGGCGCCGCCGTCACCGACCACGCCGCCGACGCGCCCTGGCTCTTCGCGCTGATCCTCCCCCTCCTCATCGCCGTCGTGGTGGCGACGATCGCGGACTGCGGGATGGACGCGAAGGCGGTGGCGATGCTGGGGGTGCTGGCCGCCGTGGGCGCGGCGCTGCGCCCGCTGGGCGCGGGCACGGCCGGCCTGGAGCCGATGTTCTTCCTGATGGTGCTGAGCGGCCGGGTCCTCGGGCCGGGCTTCGGCTTCGTGCTGGGGGCGGTGACGATGTTCGCGTCGGCGCTGCTCACGGGCGGCGTGGGGCCGTGGATGCCGACGCAGATGCTGGCGATGGGCTGGTTCGCGATGGGTGCGGGGCTGCTGCCGGCGGGGGTGCGGGGGCGGCGGGAGCTGCTGATGCTCTCGGCGTACGGCTTCCTGGCGGCGTTCGCGTACGGCACGGTCACCAACCTGTACGGCTGGGTGACGATCGGGCTCGCGCCGGGGCTGTCCTTCGTGCCGGGGGCCCCGGCGGGCGAGAACCTGGTGCGGTTCGCGGCGTACGTGCTGGCCACCTCGCTCGGCTGGGACCTGGGCCGGGCCGCGCTCACGGTGGTCCTGACGCTCACGGTCGGCGGGCCGCTGCTGCGGGCGCTGCGGAGGGCCACGCGGCGGGCGAACTTCGAGGCCCAGGTCACATTCGAGGGGCCCGCGGAGGGGCCTGCGGGTGAGGCGCCTCATAGGACCCACGTCACGTACGACCGGAAATAGTAGAACCGGACGAGTCGCGCAAAACGCCCATCGTTGGGCGTGACCTGCGAAAACGCCCACCGGTCGACCGGCCCGCGCACCCCGCCGAGTCCGAACCTCCCTCGTACAGGGGACCGTTGCGCCGCCCTCGGGGATTTGTTTCTGTAGTGGACGTCGCCAGGCAGCAGGTGCTCAGCGAAGCACCGCGGCAGGCCGGTTCCCCCAGTTCCCGGAATCCCCGGGCCCTGGTTCCGGCATGCCGAAAACGGTCGGAAACGGCCGTGACGCCCGGCGCGGACCCAGTCCCCGACGTTAGGTAGATGTTTTGTTCCGCTCCATCGCCACTCGTGCCGCCGCCCGCAAGAAGACCTTCGCCGCCACCGCCGCCGTCCTGGTCGGCGCCTCCGGTGCGGTGCTCGGCACGACGGGCACGGCCTCGGCCGCCAGCCCGCAGGAGCTCGCCCGCGACATCGTCCCCGCTTCGCAGTTCGCCGCCTTCAGCAAGATCGTCTCGCACGAGTCCGGCTGGAACTTCAAGGCCACCAACTCCTCCTCCGGCGCCTACGGCCTGGTCCAGGCCCTGCCCGGCTCGAAGATGGCCTCGGCCGGCGCCGACTGGAAGACCAACCCGGCCACCCAGATCAAGTGGGGCCTGAACTACATGAACGAGCGCTACGGCTCCCCGAACGCCGCCTGGGCGTTCTGGCAGGCCAACGGCTGGTACTAAGAGTCACCACGCCGCCCAGCGCCCCACCGCAAGGCCCCGCCCTCCACTCGGAGGGGCGGGGCCTGCGGCATGTCCGGGGCGCCGGGCGTTTCAAGGGGCCCCCGCCACCTCACGGCCGCTCGGTGCTCGCCGGGCTCGCGCCGCCCTTCGTCCCCGCCCCGGGCGCGTGCCCCAGCACAACGACCCAGGTGCCGTCCTCCCGGGCCATCGACACGTACGTACGGAAGGGGCTGCCGTCCCGGTCCGTACCGATGATCCGCGTGCTCGCCACGTCGTCGCCGAACTCGTGCGACACCTCGACGTCCGCGACCGCGATCCCCTTCCCCCCGTCCGCGGCGACCGCCGCCCGCGCGTCCGCCTCGACCCCCTCGTACCCGGGCGGCGCCAGCTCCGCGAGCGCGGCCGCGTCCCGGTCGTTCAGGGCCCGGACGTACGCCTCGGCGGTCTGCCGTTCCGTACGCCCCTCGGGATCCGGCCCCTGGGTGCACCCCGCCAGCAGCACACAGCCCACGACGGCCAGTGCCGCCGCGCCCCGTCTGGTCATGCGCCCCCCTCGTGACCGGTCCTCCCGAGGGACGCGCCGGCCCCCCTCCCGGGTTCCAGCGCAGGGCGCGGGGCCCCGCCCCTCCCACTCCGGAGGGACGCGGCCCCGCGCTTTCCGGGCACCCCTGCCAGGTCTAGAGGCGCTGGATGATCGTCCCGGTGGCGAGCGCGCCACCCGCACACATCGTGACCAGCGCGAACTCCTTGTCGGACCGCTCCAGCTCGTGCAGCGCCGTGGCGATCAGCCGGGCCCCGGTCGCGCCGACCGGATGACCGAGGGCGATGGCGCCACCGTTGACGTTGACCTTCTCCAGGCCGTCGAGGTCCTTGTCGAACTCCTGCGCCCAGCTCAGCACCACCGAGGCGAACGCCTCGTTGATCTCCACCACGTCGATGTCCCGCAGCGACATGCCGGCCTTGCCGAGCACCGCGCGGGTCGCGTCGACGGGTCCGTCGAGGTGGTAGTGCGGGTCCGCGCCGACCAGCGCCTGGGCGACGATCCGGGCCCGGGGGCGCAGCTTCAGCGCGCGGGCCATCCGCTTGGAGGCCCACATCACGGCGGAGGCGCCGTCGGAGATCTGGGAGGAGTTCCCCGCGGTGTGCACGGCGGTGGGCATGACCGGCTTGAGCCGGGCGAGCCCCTCCATGCTGGTGTCGCGCAGCCCCTCGTCGCGGTCGACCAGCCGCCACATGCCCTGCCCGGCGTGCTGCTCCTCCTCGGTGGTCGGGACCTGGACGGCGAAGGTCTCGCGCTTGAACCGCTCCTCGGCCCAGGCGACGGCCGCCCGCTCCTGGGAGAGGACGCCGAGGGAGTCGACCCGCTCGCGGGTCAGGCCGCGGCGGCGGGCGATCCGCTCGGCGGCCTCGAACTGGTTGGGCAGGTCGACGTTCCACTCGTCGGGGAAGGGCTTGCCGGGGCCGTGCTTGGAGCCGGAGCCGAGCGGGACCCGGGACATGGCCTCGACGCCGCAGGAGATGCCGACGTCGATGACGCCGGCCGCGATCATGTTCGCGACCATGTGGCTCGCCTGCTGGGAGGAGCCGCACTGGGCGTCGACCGTGGTGGCGGCGGTCTCGTAGGGCAGGCCCATGGTGAGCCAGGCGGTGCGCGCGGGGTTCATGGACTGCTCGCCGGCGTGGGTGACGGTGCCGCCGACGATCTGCTCGACGCAGTCGGCGGGGATGCCGGTGCGGCCGAGGAGTTCGCGGTAGGTCTCGCCCAGGAGGTAGGCGGGGTGGAGGTTGGCGAGCGCGCCTCCGCGCTTGCCGATGGGGGTGCGTACGGCTTCGACGATGACGGGTTCCGCGGCCATGAGCTGGTCCTCTCCTCGACCGGGCGGGGTGTCCCGGCACCCGCCGGTCGGCGTCATGGGAGAACTAGTACGCGTTCTAGTTCCGGATGAAGTCTGATGACTGCTACCGCCGGTACGCAAGGGCCCGGAAGGCAGGAGTTCGGTGAAGGCCCGGGCCCGCGGGCGCGGTCGAGGGCTCGCCGGGGCGGCACCGGAGGCGGCTGGGGGCGGCTCCGGAGGCGGCTGGGGGCGGCCGGGGGCGGCTCCGGAGGCGGCTGGGGGCGGCCGGGGGCGACTCTGGAGGCGGCGGGGAGCGGCCGGGGGCGACTCTGGAGGCGGCGGGGAGCGGTTCCGGAGCCGGCTGGGGGCGTATTCCGCCCGCGCCCCTTGCGACTTGTAGAACTCGTTACTAACTTTCCCGGCAACTTCTGATGGAGCATCAGATATTGGAGCGTGTTGCCGATGACCTGCCCCCACCTCCCCGAAGGATTCGACGCCACCGACCCCGATCTGCTGCGCAGCCGGGTCCCGCTCCCCGAGTTCGCGGAGCTGCGGCGGACCGCCCCGGTCTGGTGGTGCCCCCAGCCGCGCGGCATCACCGGCTTCGACGACGAGGGCTACTGGGCCGTCACCCGCCACGCCGACGTCAAGTACGTCTCCACCCACCCCGAGTTGTTCTCCTCGAACGAGAACACCGCCGTGATCCGCTTCAACGAGCACATCGGACGCGAACAGATCGACGTCCAGAAGCTGATCATGCTCAACATGGACCCTCCCGAGCACACCCGGGTCCGCCAGATCATCCAGCGCGGCTTCACCCCGCGCGCCATCCGCGGCCTGGAGACCGCCCTGCGCGACCGCGCCCGCGCGATCGCCGAGGAGGCCCGGGCCGCCGCGGCCGAAGACCCTGACAGCACCTTCGACTTCGTCACCCGCGTCGCCGTCGAACTGCCCCTCCAGGCCATCGCCGAACTCATCGGCGTCCCCCAGGAGGACCGCGCCCGCATCTTCGACTGGTCCAACAAGATGGTGGCGTACGACGATCCCGAGTACGCCATCACCGAGGAGGTCGGCGTCGAGGCCGCCATGGAGATCATCGGCTACGCGATGAACATGGCCGCCGCGCGCAAGGAGTGCCCCGCCCAGGACATCGTGTCGCAGCTCGTCGCCGCCGAGGGCCAGGGCAACCTCTCCTCCGACGAGTTCGGCTTCTTCGTCCTGCTGCTCGCCGTCGCCGGCAACGAGACCACCCGCAACGCGATCAGCCACGGCATGCACGCCTTCCTCACCCACCCCGACCAGTGGGAGCTCTACAAGCGGGAGCGCCCGGCCGGCACGGCCGAGGAGATCGTCCGCTGGGCCACCCCCGTCGTCTCCTTCCAGCGCACCGCCACCCAGGACACCGAACTCGGCGGCCAGAAGATCAAACGGGGCGACCGGGTCGGCCTCTTCTACTCCTCCGCCAACCGCGACCCCGAGGTCTTCGAGAACCCGGACGCCTTCGACATCACCCGCGACCCCAACCCGCACCTCGGCTTCGGCGGCGGCGGACCCCACTTCTGCCTCGGCAAGGCCCTCGCGGTGAAGGAGATCGAGCTGATCTTCGACGCGCTCGCCGACGTCCTGCCCGACCTCGCCCTCGTCGGCGAACCGCGCCGGCTGCGGGCCGCCTGGCTCAACGGCGTCAAGGAACTCCGGGTCCGCGCCACCGGCTGACCACCGGAACCGGAGCCCTCCCCCGCACGTCCGATCGGGCATGCGGGGGACACACACCACCATGGCCAGGATCCTGACCACGCTCGTCGCGCTGCTCGCGCTCCAGATCGGCTCGCTCGTCGCGCCCGCCTGGGCCTGCGGCTGCGGCGCCATGATCACGCACAAGTCCGAGCGCATCGGCGTCGACCGGGAGGAGTCCGCCGTCCGCTGGGACGGACGGACCGAGACCGTCGTCATGCGCTTCCGGGTCCACGGCGACGCCCGGCAGGCCGCCTGGATCATGCCCGTGCCCCACCGCGCGGACGTCACCCTCGGCGACCCGGAGCTCTTCGACCGGCTCGAGGACCTCGCCGCCCCCGAACGGCGCGAACGCTTCTACTTCTGGCCGCGCGGCGACGACTGGCCCTTCGACGGCGGCTACGGCGACGGGGCCGTGGCCGGAGCGGCCCCCGGCGGCTCCGTCGGCGTCGTCGGCCGCGAACGGCTCGGCCCCTTCGACGTCGCCCGGCTGACCGCCACCGACCCCGACGCCCTCGGCACCTGGCTGCGCGCCAACGGCTTCGAGCTGCCCGACCGCCTGACCCCCGAACTCCGGCCGTACGTCGACCGAAAGTGGGAGTACGTCGCCATCCGCCTCGCCCCCGAGAAGCAGGGCGAACGCCTCTACGGCGAACTGACCCCGCTGCGCATCACCTTCGCCTCCACCGAACTCGTCTACCCCATGCGGCTCTCCCGGCTCGCCGGCTCCTCGCAGACCCTCGGCCTGTCCATCCTCGCCGACCACCGCATGGAACCCCGCGACACGATCGGCGGCGAACGCCCCGAGGTCACCTTCTCCGGCCGGATCGACCACCCCGCCGGCCCCGTCGCCGCGCTCACCGGCGGCGCCCCCGCCCATCTCACCGTCCTGGAACAGCGCTTCCCCGACCCGTCCCGGATCGACGACGACCACGTCCTGCGCGCCGTCGCCGACACCCCGTACCGCCAGGTGATCTACCGGGACCGCCTGCTCACCCTCGGCGAGGTCCCCGTCTGGCTGCTGACCGTGGTCCTGGGCGCCACGGCCCTCGCCGCGACGGCCCTGTTCACCGTACGGGCCAGGCGCCGCCGCGTACCGTCGACGGCATGACGAACCCTCAGTGGACCGACGTCGACGCCTACGTCACCGACCTGCTCGTCCCCGCCGACGAGGCGCTCACCGCCGCCCTCGCCGCCTCCCGGGCCGCGGGCCTCCCCGACATCGCCGTCTCCCCCAACCAGGGCAAGCTCCTCCACCTCCTCGCCCGGATCCAGGGGGCCCGGCGCATCCTGGAGATCGGCACCCTCGGCGGGTACAGCACCATCTGGCTGGCCCGCGCCCTGCCCGACGACGGCCGCCTGATCACCCTGGAGTACGAGCCCCGGCACGCCGAGGTGGCCCGCGGCAACCTCGCCCGGGCCGGCCTCGCCGACCGCGTCGAGGTCCGCACCGGCCCGGCCCTGGACACCCTCCCGCTGCTCGCGAAGGAGGGCGCCGGCCCCTTCGACCTGGTCTTCGTCGACGCCGACAAGGCCAACAACCGGCATTACGCCGAGTGGGCCCTGAAGCTCTCGCGCCCGGGCACGCTGATCGTCGTCGACAACGTGGTCCGCGACGGCAGGGTCGCCACGGAACACCCCGACGACCCGGCGATCACCGGCACGCGCGCGATGTTCGACCTCGTCGCGAACGAACCCCGCCTGGACGCGACCGCCCTCCAGACCGTCGGCACCAAGGGCTACGACGGACTGCTCCTGGCCCGCGTCGTCGATGCCGACGTCGACGTCGACTGGACCGCCGCCGTCAGGGGGAGACCCCGGACCGCCAGCCGGTGAAGAGCGGCAGCTCGCCGGAGGCGTCGAGGACGACGATCCCGAAGGGCCGGTCGAAGGCGATCCGCTCCACCGCCTCGGGGCGGGGCGAGGCGGCGCCCCGGGGCATCGCCAGCTGGGTGACGGCGGCCGCCTCGACCCCCTCCTCGGCGACCTCGACCAGCGCCGACTGCCCGACCCTGGAGAGGTACAGGCCGTCCGCGGAGAGCCCCGAGAAGTCGGCGCCGGGGCCCAGCGCCCGGCTGACGCCGAGCGCCGCCAGGTGTCCCGTCACGTCGGCCCCCGTCGTACGGAGCGTGAACCGCGGCAGGGACAGGTCGGCCGCCCCTGCCCCGAGCGCCCGGCGCTCCCCGGGCCCCGCCCAGCCGGCGGCCAGCACCCCGGCGGGCCCGGCGGCTCCGGGGCCATGGGCGGCTCCGGGACCTCCGGAACCTCCAGGGCCTCCGGGCACTTCGGGGCCGAGGACGAACCGCACCCGGAGCCCCTCCCGGCAGGGCAGCTCGACGACGGTGACCCCGTCCACGTACCAGACCCACCGGGCCGGGATCCGGCTCCGCATGGTCGGTACGGGCCGGGTCGCACCGCGCGCGTCGGTGAACGGCTCGTCGCGGGTCAGACGGCCCGGGAAGGCGGACAGCCAGGAGGCCTTCAGGGCGAGCGCGTTGAGCAGGACCAGGTCCTCGGAGCCGTCGAGGTCGAGCGGCAGCCGCGTGATCCGCCCGCCGGTGGCCTCCCGCACCCAGGCGTCGAACACGGGCCGCGCGTCCACGGGCACCTCCCCGAGCGAGACGTCGTCCGTGGCCCCGAAGGCCTCGTCCGGCAGCTCGTACCAGTCCGCCCGGGGGAACACCTCGAACCGCACGTCCGGCAGCCTGCTGCGGAAGACGTCCCCCACCCGCACCCTGCTCCACACCCCGGTCGCCACCGCGAGCCCGTCCCCGCCCGCGAGCCGCCGCCCGAGCGAGGTCACGGCCTCCGCCGCCGCCTTCCCCCCGACCCCGAGCAGCCCCCGCAGCTCCTCCCCGGTCCGCCCCCGCGCCCCGGAGGCCACGGCCCCGAGCGCCAGCCACAGCCCGACGGGCGACACGACGAAGTCCCCGCCCCCGAGCCGGGGCAACCACCGGGCGGCCAGCTCCCGCACCGCCTCCGCTTCGGGGACTCCGGAGTCGTGGGTCATATCCTGCCTCCCATGAGCATCGTGAAGATCAACGTCCTGACCGTGCCGGCCGAGCAGCGGGAGGTGCTGGAGCAGCGGTTCGCCTCGCGGGCCGGCTCCGTGGAGGGCTCCGACGGGTTCGAGTGGTTCGAGCTGCTGCGGCCGCTGGAGGGCACCGACCAGTACCTGGTGTACACCCGGTGGCGCAGCGAGGAGGACTTCCAGAAGTGGATGAGCGGTTCCATGAAGGCCGCCCACCAGGGCACCGCGGCCGGTGAGGGCGGCGAGCGGCCGAAGCCCGCGGCGTCCGGTTCCACGCTGTGGTCGTTCGAGGTCGTGCAGCAGGCGGCGCCGAAGTAGGCCGCCGGGCCGACGGAAATCCGGCGGCGCACCCGGGTGTGCGGGCCGCACAATGGCCCGCATGACCTGGATCTTCTCTCCCGAGCGCGTCGACACCCCGGACGCCACCGCACTGCGCCGCGACTACTTCGGCGATGTCGCGGGCCGCTACTACGGACGCGTGCTGAGCGAGGACGAGTACGACGACGAGATGATCGCCGAGGGTCTTGAGCTGCTCGCACCGCCCGCCGGGGAGTTCCTGGTCGGGCGGTACGACGGGGAGGCCGCCGCGTGCGGCGGCCTCGTGCTGCTCGACGCCGAACGGGCCGAGCTGACCCGGGTGTTCGTCCGCCACGCCTTCCGCGGCCGCGGCGGCGCCGACCTCCTCGTGGACGGCCTGGAGCAGGCCGCCCGCGCGCTCGGCGCCCGCCGGACCGTGCTCAACACCCGGCTCGACCTGGTCGAGGCGCGGGCGCTGTACGCGCGGCACGGGTACCGGGAGATCCCGGCGTACTGCTCGGGGCCGTACATGGAGGTCTGGTACGGCAAGGAGCTCTGATGCTCCGGCCCTCCGGGTCAGCTGTTCCAGACGACGACGTCGAAGGTGGCGTTGGTCTCGCTGCCGAGGCCGTCGAGCTTCTTGACGGTCAGCCGGACGAGCCGGCCGTCGCCGGTGCGGCCGCAGACGGCCAGACCGGTCTTCAGCCGGATGTCGTTCGAGGTGCCGAGGGTCTCGACGACGCCCGCGCAGTCGGCGTGCGTCGGAGCCTTCGGCCCCTCCCAGACGAGGGCCTTGGCGTTGTTGTCGGGCCGCAGCATGTGGTCGCCGAACGGGTAGACGGCGAAGTCGTTGTCGCGGCCGCTCTCGGACTCCACGGGCGGCGCGGCGTCGAAATCCTTGTCGTCCGTGTACGAGATGACCAGCGGCCCCTGCCACCGGACCGTGCCGGGCGCGGGCCCGCTCGGGGAGGCCTCCGCCGTCGTCTCCTCGGCGGCGGGCGCGGCGGTGTCCCCGGTCGCGTCCGTGTCCGGGGTGGCCGGTGAGGGCGGTGTGTCCGTGGTCGGCTTGTCGTCCGCCGCCGGGGTGGGCCCCGCCGAGGTCGTCACGGGCGCCGGGGCGGCCTGCCGGTCGTCGTCGTCCTGGTTCACCAGGAACGTGCCGACGACGCCGATCACGGCGGCCACCAGGGTCGCCGCCGCGCCGATCCA
The Streptomyces roseofulvus genome window above contains:
- a CDS encoding antibiotic biosynthesis monooxygenase, with amino-acid sequence MSIVKINVLTVPAEQREVLEQRFASRAGSVEGSDGFEWFELLRPLEGTDQYLVYTRWRSEEDFQKWMSGSMKAAHQGTAAGEGGERPKPAASGSTLWSFEVVQQAAPK
- a CDS encoding GNAT family N-acetyltransferase gives rise to the protein MARMTWIFSPERVDTPDATALRRDYFGDVAGRYYGRVLSEDEYDDEMIAEGLELLAPPAGEFLVGRYDGEAAACGGLVLLDAERAELTRVFVRHAFRGRGGADLLVDGLEQAARALGARRTVLNTRLDLVEARALYARHGYREIPAYCSGPYMEVWYGKEL